The DNA window CTTCTAAAAAACAAAGCAACATGATTTTTTCTTGTTGCTTGGATCAAAATTGTAGGGCTTTAGTCATTAAAACTATTAAATTAATATAGCTGTTTAGGCAAAATAAGAAGTGTTGTGTATTTTGGATCCATGATTTATACTTagataatctttttttttttgttcaaaaaagCGAAAAACTAGCTTTAGGATTTATCTTTTCATCATCTCAAACtcaaataacattttttttccaaacgaaCCAAATGGATACACAACGATCGGAAAAACCGACTAAACCATCCCCCAAGGCTAGCCTACTCTCCTTCTCCTGACCGAAGGCACACCTAGCCTATCTAAGTGAATTTCCCCACGCGCCAATCGCGGAATTGCATTGAACTGATCGTAGATGCTGATGCTCTAGTGACGACCAGCAGCGCTCACATTTGCCAGCCTATCCGCCACCCTGTTTGCTTCTCTATAGCAATGAGTAAACTACGCCGCATCTGTGACCATGCCCCAAATCTGTTCGACCTCTCTGTGGACCTGCCATGGGCACTGGAGCCTTCGTTGAAGAATTCCGACCAGGACTATTGAATCAACCTGTATGCTGATCCCGGTAAACCCCCTCTACATGCACAACCGGAGTCTCGTTGCCAGGGCCAATACTTCTGCACGCAAACTCGAGGTTTCCCCAAAGTAAGTCGAGAAAACAAATAATGGCAAACCTAATGAATCACGAAGTATTCCCCCACCACCACTCACTCCAGGATTACCCTTGGAGCATCCATCCGTGTTTAAGGTTAGGGTTCCCTCCTCCGTCACCCGCCACCCCACTAGCTGAACACTATAGCACGGTGGCGGATGAGCGGTCCCCTCATAAAGTTGAAGAAACGTTTGCACCCCAAGCCTCTGGTTAAACTGGACCTCGACCACTCCTTTCATATCGATCAGAATGTCATGGCAAATCCTCCCCAGTCGCATCTGAACCCCTTCATAGTATGCTTTATTCCGCGCCTTCCAGATATGCCAGCATATCAAACTGGGGAGGACAAAGAAAAGGAACCGGCCTTTCTCCGACCTAGATGACGACATCCACCAAGCCATAAGCCATGCCTGCAGTGAAGAGCCTCACTGTGACACCCCACAGATCCTACCAAAATAATTCTAGACTCCTCGCGCAACCTGCCCCTTCGAGAAAACATGCTCGACGGTCTCATCCGCTCCCGCTTGGCAACACAGACACTTTGAAGCCAGTTGGACCCCCACCCTCCACAAGGTGCCCGTTAAAGGTAGCTTCCGCAATAGCAATCTCATcatgaagaaagaaattttcaacGATATCTGAGGATGCCATACCTGAGAGTGTACCACAGAGTAATTTCGAGCTTGACAGACCTCCTGAAAGGCCGATGCCAAAGTGAACCTACCGGACACCAAAGTGATTTATACTTAGATAATCAATTATACCTGTGGGAATTATAACAATAGCACTTTGAGAAATGCAATGGCTCCAATTTCGTGATCAAAGTTCTAAAAAGTGGTTAACCTTTCATCCATTATACTTGCAGCTCATATCAACATATGATTGCATAGTTGgccaaattaattaaaattttgtgttacttttaagtttgttttttaaaaagaatTGGAAATTTTATTAATACTTTTAAGTTTTGACTAGAGATAAAATATACTTTTTTTAAGCATATACATTGGCTATTTTAGATATGTGGATACTTTATTCTTATCCTTTACATTGGTAGGAGTTCTTCACAAAATTTGCATGCAAACTTTATGCATTTGCTCTTTTTTTGCTAAAAACTAATAGTCTTGATATTGCATTTTGTTGTACTGAACCTATACTATAATAAATTCTTATATTATTAGTCtataaaatcatgaaaaaaaagaTATATGAAATTTAAGCCTTTTCCCAAGTTTTGTTACAAATTCCATAGGATTTATAATTATACATGATAGTTGTAGAATGTTTTTCTCCATTTACTTTTTGGATCTATTGTAGAAGCAGAATTAAAGATCTATTTGGATTTCAGTAATACCAACTAATGAAAATTATTATCCTATATAGAGAAACTCAAAATGAACACTTTTGCCTATATCTTTGCGTGGAACTACACAAAAAATCCACTATATTAGCTCCGAACCCTTCCTCAACTATGTCGAACAAACACAATCCATCTAAAGATTGGAAATATACACATCTACtctaaaattttctaaaattacccaaaaaataCTCCAGATCACTTATTTGCTTAAAATGCTTATACTTCcacaaaattgaaaatgaaattgtgttttaaattttcttaatgATTTTGAACTTGTGTTTTTGTCTTTTATGCTTCAAAAAGCTAAAGTTGTTTAAGAAGCaacaaaagttaaatttttattaattttagtaGAAATGGATTCACtagtcatctttcttttatttaatgAATATTTTTGAACAAACAAAATGCATACATTGAATTGCATGAAAGTTAAGGCCATTGATATGTAATTAAGAAATAGgaaattgattcaacttgaagAAGTGCATATTATATCACCTCCTcaaagaaaaatatgaaaatgcACTAATGATTgcactaaaaacaaaaaatgaggaTTGAGAAGTTACTAGTTTgaatgaaacaagaaaaaaaatccaaccACTACCAATGCAATCAAATTCGCTCGCCTTTTGGAAAGACGAGCGAGGCACTAATTCGAGAAATTAACTTGTAAGCTACTCTTACCCAATGTTCTTACTATTGGCATCACTTGGCGACCCTCAGAGTCTAGCATGACTCTATTAAACTAATATGCTAAGGAAATGTTACCCAATTTAACAGGATAGATTTTTGTATTATATGTCAGCTACTTAAGAGTTGTTGTTTTGTACACGTCAAAACACTTTTTCTTGTGTGGCAGTGTGACGGCCCCaactccccctgaggcgaaccagagggttcagcgggccgcctgcccagctctcgccgggactcagtcgttcactacaaacctcaattaaattacaatatacactcttcaaattaaatcaaaatttcaacaattaaTTCAAAAGGCGAAGCATCGCTTCACTAGCGCCGACTCTGATGCCCTTGATACCAAACAtctatacaggaggaagtccaaaactagcgCTATTTAGCATTATCAACGCAATTCTAAaccgttcaatacaatcccaatgaATGATCACACAACAGACAATCCAAGTTTCATCcatacatgatataatccatGATAACACTACAAGCACTCCCATCGTGCCTTGAGCCCTCGTGggagggaataaaatatttggGCGTGCAGTACGCGcttcagcgagtaaccagtatcAGCTTCTCAAATCAGTTtccacaatcgttcatttcaatatgtcatttcaatatggagtatcataATTCAGAAACATTTACCAATGGAAGCGACTAGTAAccattcatgaaaaaaaaaacgttTTCGTTTGTCTCGCTgttcatttcattgcatttgtttcattacgtgcattcattcaccccgtcctgGCTTTTTGGCAGGCTCCACCAAACCTACAAGgttaatactcgagtataccgaaacgttcacccaagttcctagtcgcccgaccggtCCGCTTCTGGCTTGAGACGacccggtaacaaggggcatgGCCAGTTCAGGCCCAAAAGGCTTatattcatgcgcaagtagcatttaatcactaatcattgaaaatttcatatttattaaggtcgagtgcgataaagtacacactcgcctagaaaactcgttttaacaatcattgaaagcaaaatcgataataacaagacactaatatgcaagcacgcatgatatgtaagaaaataattctaaaagtaactttgaaaacagttcaaaagtagataatgcaggaaagcggttcaaaagtaaatttggaaacagtttgaggtcactcacctcaatggctcagaaatcatccatcatataacatttccttgctcaaacccaagtcttagatcacaaactcaatgcaatcaagtcctttcaaagttcggacagcacttcccctgatttgcttacttttccagccatcatggcttcattatatcctcagccagtcccaaaggtacacacacaacaacaagttcatccaatagccattcagcaagctccaagtagtactagtacaagtcaagctagggaaaagtctgaaaatgaaggtttagctcaaactagaaaaacagttttggacgtcactttgcggtaatggcacaacttgcactacgattatcggattagggtgtaagacccaccatttcgaagctaagaaccagggatataacaatgtagaaggtcactcagtccaaatcccagcacaactaagtcaaaaatgcagaataccaaaccagaaccgtaattgcaggtttacaaatcacacaatgctgtaattcgcccaactcagtctacacaggtccaaatgcattgattccaaaggcatatgatagctaagacatcaagctacatttcatcagaagacacaaacatccaaatccaaagcaattccagtcaaaacagacgattacaagcgcagttcgcacattctgatcacccagaacagcaacagtaaaaacgacataactcactctacactactccaaatgacctgaaattttacaggcatatcaaacacatcaatacctacaactttcatgttttaagaaaaggccaattgggcctctaaccatatgatccaaaaccggacagaaaagggggttatgaaaccctaacttttcacatttcaatccaaacccaaaattgattgcaatttcctatcatatacatccactagaggcataaccccttattaccaaccatcataaacatccacaagaccatgatcacattaaaccagaaaattcctgaaaaaaaataaaacttcaccaattcattccaaaccaagaaataaaccacaatttccaacactatagccaccattaggcataaattaaacatcattaggtgtaagaggaagtgtaagcaccacttaccaagtaaacaagagagaggaagttgtagaacaccttagcttctccaaaaaacttcaccaaacaactcactagcacctaatggaaggattttatggagtagaaactaaatcaagcaagtgttttggaggatttgagctagataattgccaaactttgaagaggtttttcttccttcttgagctctcaagagtcggccaacatggagtgcaaaatggtgatttttagtcaatttttgagatatttaacttaaggggAAAAAAGTCAAAAGATGAATAGTGTCCACCCAAagagatagtgacacttgtcactctcttaaatgcatttctatcctttaagtctctctcacatcaatcaaatcacctcatcttcttatctcttaacacccgataaatttcactcagtatccggaacttaatcttactgaccgaatttttccgaacttttcgcactagtgggtcccacgtcctttctatatccttaatttttcaaaaactacccaatgctagaaaaatcattttaaaacaatttttgctcataaactttatctggggaatttgtctaataaagaaaatgaagaaaaggcgggcgattaaataaaataaaccctagaaaattagaaaattttcgggttctcaaactcatttttttcggggcatcacaatctcccctccttaaaagaatgtcgtcctcgacattctctcttgtaccaatcaagtcaagacatcccgcaaaaatctctcaagagtcaaatcaaacccacagtccggcatcctaaacttcaagcctaggatacactacagagatctgaagcctaagctctgataccaactgtgacggccccaactccccctgaggcgaaccagagggttcagcgggccgcctgcccagctctcgccgggactcagtcgttcactacaaacctcaattaaattacaatatacaatctcaaatataaatcaaatattccaacaattacatatcaaaagcgaagcatccacgcttccactgcgccactctgatccttgataccaactattatacaggaggaagtccaaaactagcctattacatatccaagcaattctaaacgttcaatacaatcccaatatgaatgatcacacaaaaggaaatccaagttcaatccatacttgatataatccatgataaacactacaagccactccttcgccttgagccctatggaggggaataaaacattttggggtgagctagaagctcagcgagtaaccagtaaaatcagttatcaaatcagtttcacaatcgttcatttcaataatgtcatttcaatatggagtatcaataattcaagaaacatttacaatggaaagcgatagtaacattcatgcaaaggatacgttcgttctcctgtcatttcattgcatttggtttcattcgtgcattcattcaccccgtccctggcttttggccaggctccaccaacctacaaggtaatactcgagtataccgaaacgttcacccaagttcctagtcgcccgaccgagtccgcttctggctcgagacgaccggtaacaaggggcaatggccagttcagcccaaaaggcttatattcatgcgcaagtagcatttaatcactaatcattgaaaatttcatatttattaaggtcgagtgcgataaagtacacactcgcctagaaaactcgttttaacaatcattgaaagcaaaatcgataataacaagacactaatatgcaagcacgcatgatatgtaagaaaataattctaaaagtaactttgaaaacagttcaaaagtagataatgcaggaaagcggttcaaaagtaaatttggaaacagtttgaggtcactcacctcaatggctcagaaatcatccatcatataacatttccttgctcaaacccaagtcttagatcacaaactcaatgcaatcaagtcctttcaaagttcggacagcacttcccctgatttgcttacttttccagccatcatggcttcattatatcctcagccagtcccaaaggtacacacacaacaacaagttcatccaatagccattcagcaagctccaagtagtactagtacaagtcaagctagggaaaagtccgaaaatgaaggtttagctcaaactagaaaaacagttttggacgtcactttgcggtaatggcacaacttgcactacgattatcggattagggtgtaagacccaccatttcgaagctaagaaccagggatataacaatgtagaaggtcactcagtccaaatcccagcacaactaagtcaaaaatgcagaataccaaaccagaaccgtaattgcaggtttacaaatcacacaatgctgtaattcgcccaactcagtctacacaggtccaaatgcattgattccaaaggcatatgatagctaagacatcaagctaaatttcatcagaagacacaaacatccaaatccaaagcaattccagtcaaaacagacgattacaagcgcagttcgcacattctgatcacccagaacagcaacagtaaaaatgacataactcactctacactactccaaatgacctgaaattttacaggcatctcaaacacatcaatacctacaactttcatgttttaagaaaaggccaattgggcctctaaccatatgatccaaaaccggacagaaaagggggttatgaaaccctaacttttcacatttcaatccaaacccaaaattgattgcaatttcctatcatatacatccactagaggcataaccccttattaccaaccatcataaacatccacaagaccatgatcacattaaaccagaaaattcctcaaaaaaaaataaaacttcaccaattcattccaaaccaagaaataaaccacaatttccaacactatagccaccattaggcataaattaaacatcattaggtgtaagaggaagtgtaagcaccacttaccaagtaaacaagagagaggaagttgtagaacaccttagcttctccaaaaaacttcaccaaacaactcactagcacctaatggaaggattttatggagtagaaactaaatcaagcaagtgttttggaggatttgagctagataattgccaaactttgaagaggtttttcttccttcttgagctctcaagagtcggccaacatggagtgcaaaatggtgatttttagtcaatttttgagatatttaacttaaggggAAAAAAGTCAAAAGATGAATAGTGTCCACCCAAagagatagtgacacttgtcactctcttaaatgcatttctatcctttaagtctctctcacatcaatcaaatcacctcatcttcttatctcttaacacccgataaatttcactcagtatccggaacttaatcttactgaccgaatttttccgaacttttcgcactagtgggtcccacgtcctttctatatccttaatttttcaaaaactacccaatgctagaaaaatcattttaaaacaatttttgctcataaactttatctggggaatttgtctaataaagaaaatgaagaaaaggcgggcgattaaataaaataaaccctagaaaattagaaaattttcgggttctcaaactcatttttttcggggcatCACAGGCAGCAAATGTTTAATGCAAAGAAACTAATTATACTTTTAATTGTTGGGAGGATTGTTTTCATCTATTAATACTTCTTGAATTTTAGCTCATAATTCTTCTGATTAAAAATACAACCAAAAAACACCCTCTAAATTAGATGGAGCTAACTAAGTTCACACACCTTTTAAATGACTAGTGATGAGCGCGGGTTATGCATACAAAATTAAGTTCAATCCATggtcaagttttacatttataaatttttaaatactCCACATGTGATTTTTTGCAAGTATACAAGTTGAGAatgagtatagggtattaagagTCGAACTCACAAGAAAGAATGGACAACTACTGGCACTAATAAAGCTCATCTATTATTTAGATGAccaaaaaattgaacaaaatcaaactaaaataaaatgtataagaaaatagcaaatgaaaggtCCTTAGGTTATCGTATCCCttactactcatgcaagtgcaaATTTTCGTATCATTGAACACTATTaccttggctagttatggcataattttcatatgcatgtgaaacctactcttgtAATAAATCAGCTATGTTTACAACTAATTTATagctactctcgtggttataaAATTAGTTATAAGTTCATTacctctatgaaattacatgaaacaagccACAAAGTTatacctctactctcgtgagtgtataCCCTAGGATTATCACCTCTTTGAACCAGTGTTGAATTATAATTCTTATTACAAATTTAAccccttaagattatcacaattaatggccagttaatcaagATTAGAGAagaaaaagtgctaaataacttgctcaaaataatagcatcaaatagccaaGAAAGCAACACAATACAATTATACAAAGTTCAACTAAGCCCAAAGGCATAAATTTCTGAAAGATATAATGAAAATAAAATCCAAAACATGCATATTATCCATACTTTAGAATCCAATGCAAAatataaagagttggagaagagagaACCCTCGTCACATGAGTTTCATCCCCtcattcatctccatcttcatcttaGTCTAACCACTATATAAGAGTGGATAACACACCTTATTACCTAAACTATACTGTACTCTACTGACCGAAAACTAAGAAGTGTAAGAGCTACATTTTTGTGGAGTATTCCTACACTCTCCAAGCTCCCCTTCATAATGAAAGACAAAAGCTCTTTTTTATAGAGAAAACTTTTCTCTTTATGTCTCCCTTGAAGTGTGAACACTAGCTTCAAATGTCAACATCTTTGGCTCCAAGCTAAATCATATCATTGTTGAAGAAATAAGATCAAGAATTATTGCTATAATCTCATCTTTACAGCTACAAATCAGATGCCAAACGTCCCTCAAAAGATGTGAAAAAATGGAGTTGAAATCAAGTTGCGCAAATGAAAGCCACAAAAGTTTGACCAGAATCCCTTTGGCAATTCGTCCAAAAACTAGCCAGATTCTTTGGCTGGATtccccctccctccctccctcccaaatatttttctttgaattttttctttattccAACTCACTGCCTTGAATCACTTCAACAATCCCTCAAAAAATCGGTCGGATTCTTTGGGGGGATTCAAGTcaactttctttttcaacaagtttcttcgttttctttttctagtgACTCGAACCACCTTTGAAACTCATCATCCTTGCGAACTTTAGGACTTTAATCAATATAATGCATGCttattttttgttgaaaatgaagtccatttccaataccaacaaaaaatataaaaaaatgtaaGTAAAACAAACAAAGTCTCAAGTAAGCATTAGATTGCACTTAGAAACAATTATAGGCAAAATTGGCCATTTTCTTCTATAATATTGCAAAAGTAACTAAAAGTATAAAAtatcatccaaatataacatAAAATAGTCACTTATCAACTCCCCtatacttgaatcattgcttatCCTCAAGCTCAAGCAATCAACAC is part of the Coffea eugenioides isolate CCC68of chromosome 6, Ceug_1.0, whole genome shotgun sequence genome and encodes:
- the LOC113774142 gene encoding uncharacterized protein LOC113774142, producing MAWWMSSSRSEKGRFLFFVLPSLICWHIWKARNKAYYEGVQMRLGRICHDILIDMKGVVEVQFNQRLGVQTFLQLYEGTAHPPPCYSVQLVGWRVTEEGTLTLNTDGCSKGNPGVSGGGGILRDSLGLPLFVFSTYFGETSSLRAEVLALATRLRLCM